The following are from one region of the Streptomyces tuirus genome:
- a CDS encoding flavodoxin family protein produces MTRRFLFVLGSARAEGNSELLARRAAEQLPPDVEQEWIDLTQLPVPDFEDLRHDSDHVRPTEGNVARLLDATLAATDIVIVSPLYWYSVSAQTKRYLDYWSGWLRTPGLDFKATLAGRTLWGVTALAHTQEVVADPLVGTLHNSAAYMGMRFGGVLLGNGSKPGDVLTDDAALTRAKTFFEQEAPPARFLYED; encoded by the coding sequence ATGACCCGCCGTTTCCTTTTCGTCCTGGGCAGCGCTCGCGCCGAGGGCAACTCCGAGCTGCTGGCCCGCCGGGCCGCCGAGCAACTGCCCCCGGACGTCGAGCAGGAGTGGATCGACCTCACCCAGCTCCCCGTGCCGGACTTCGAGGACCTGCGGCACGACAGCGACCACGTCCGCCCGACCGAGGGCAACGTGGCCCGGCTGCTGGATGCCACGCTCGCCGCGACGGACATCGTGATCGTCTCGCCCCTGTACTGGTACTCGGTCTCCGCGCAGACCAAGCGCTACCTCGACTACTGGTCGGGCTGGCTGCGCACGCCCGGCCTCGACTTCAAGGCGACCCTGGCCGGCCGCACCCTGTGGGGCGTCACCGCCCTCGCGCACACCCAGGAGGTGGTCGCCGACCCGCTCGTCGGGACACTCCACAACTCCGCGGCGTACATGGGGATGCGCTTCGGCGGGGTGCTGCTCGGCAACGGCAGCAAGCCCGGTGACGTGCTGACCGACGACGCCGCACTGACCCGCGCCAAGACCTTCTTCGAGCAGGAGGCGCCCCCGGCCAGGTTCCTCTACGAGGACTGA
- a CDS encoding LolA family protein encodes MAPYASDDSTTAGEVDEQRSGRRKAARYVVPVTVIGVAAATIGLVPALADSGDPDLPKITAQQLIEKIATSDVQQLSGTVKVSTDLGLPNLGGLESGLLSGAAGQGEGGSSADPTAKLTELASGTHTLRVAADGPDRQKLSLLENAAEYSVIHNGKDVWGYDSKSNEVYHGTSSTSPERGKDQQPPATPKDFAEEALKAADDTTSVTVGGTAQVAGRDAYKLVVEPKQSGSTVGAISIAVDARTGMPLKFTLTPASGGAAVIDVGFTKVSFAKPAASTFDFTPPKGAKVTEEKDLDKGSKEAPGTTFGKGGAREHAPKDEEDFGKGPDGMKTIGEGWSAIATFDTGGEGVPSGGAGGDLGGFMDSLGDKVHGEFGSGTVFSTRLVNALVTDDGKVYAGLVTKDALVKAADAGK; translated from the coding sequence ATGGCACCGTACGCATCCGACGACAGCACGACCGCCGGGGAGGTCGACGAGCAGCGCTCCGGGCGGCGCAAAGCCGCGCGGTACGTCGTCCCGGTCACGGTGATAGGGGTGGCGGCCGCGACGATCGGGCTGGTCCCCGCGCTCGCCGACTCCGGTGACCCCGACCTCCCGAAGATCACCGCACAGCAGCTCATCGAGAAGATCGCCACCTCGGACGTCCAGCAGCTGTCCGGCACGGTGAAGGTCAGCACCGACCTCGGCCTGCCGAATCTCGGCGGCCTGGAGTCCGGCCTGCTGTCCGGCGCCGCGGGCCAGGGCGAGGGCGGCTCCTCGGCCGACCCGACGGCCAAGCTCACCGAACTCGCCTCCGGCACGCACACCTTGCGCGTCGCCGCCGACGGCCCCGACCGGCAGAAGCTGTCGCTGCTGGAGAACGCCGCCGAGTACAGCGTCATCCACAACGGCAAGGACGTCTGGGGCTACGACAGCAAGTCCAACGAGGTCTACCACGGCACCTCTTCGACGAGCCCGGAGCGCGGCAAGGACCAGCAGCCGCCCGCCACGCCGAAGGACTTCGCCGAGGAGGCCCTGAAGGCGGCCGACGACACGACCTCCGTGACCGTCGGCGGCACCGCCCAGGTCGCCGGCCGGGACGCCTACAAGCTCGTCGTCGAGCCGAAGCAGTCCGGCTCGACGGTCGGCGCGATCAGCATCGCCGTGGACGCCAGGACCGGCATGCCGCTGAAGTTCACCCTCACCCCGGCGAGCGGCGGCGCGGCGGTGATCGACGTCGGCTTCACGAAGGTCAGCTTCGCCAAGCCGGCCGCCTCGACCTTCGACTTCACCCCGCCCAAGGGCGCGAAGGTGACCGAGGAGAAGGACCTCGACAAGGGCTCGAAGGAGGCTCCCGGCACGACCTTCGGCAAGGGCGGGGCGCGCGAGCACGCCCCGAAGGACGAGGAGGACTTCGGCAAGGGCCCCGACGGAATGAAGACCATCGGCGAGGGCTGGAGCGCCATCGCCACCTTCGACACCGGCGGCGAGGGCGTGCCCTCCGGCGGTGCCGGCGGCGACCTCGGCGGCTTCATGGACTCGCTCGGTGACAAGGTCCACGGCGAGTTCGGCTCGGGCACGGTCTTCTCGACCCGTCTGGTCAACGCCCTCGTCACCGACGACGGCAAGGTCTACGCCGGTCTGGTCACCAAGGACGCGCTGGTGAAGGCGGCCGACGCCGGGAAGTAG